The following are from one region of the Anomalospiza imberbis isolate Cuckoo-Finch-1a 21T00152 unplaced genomic scaffold, ASM3175350v1 scaffold_824, whole genome shotgun sequence genome:
- the LOC137467867 gene encoding integrin alpha-7-like yields LSRAVPGCPGLSLAVPGCPGLSRAVPTLSPHCPPLSPQVHFLRQGCGDDKICQSHLELRPRFCARLGDSDFLPLPRDEDGTAIFAVSDQKDVALEVQVTNEPSDPSEPQRDGDDAHQALLGGHLPPGAGGLSPVPPQDKVLCLANQNGSRVECELGNPLKRGAQVRFFLILSTSGISIHTTDLAVQLELSTTSEQPGLEPVVARARVVIELPLAVTGGCPRSVAVPSRLFFGGQVLGESAVSQRGPVLKTPGSAALTVRWPLELPNGKWLLYPLSLELGTPPVPCSPPANPPAPRPGAARPGGPPQGAPGPLVVVPAGRRRRNVTLVSRGGLGGPCSWGAPGDCARGTPLAARPFRCPLPSLERSELRARGRLWNGTFLEEFLDVENLELIVRAEVSVASPSRQRRHQGRGGAGDPRVTPQMSVSLHLDPGVAVAAVPWWVLPLAALLGLLLLALLVLGLWKVGFFRRAAPPAVPRFRAVRIPREQRPQAREGRTGAILRPQWAAGPGDRDGDGAAPGPA; encoded by the exons CTGTCCCGAgctgtcccgggctgtcccgggctgtccctggctgtccctggctgtcccgggctgtcccgggctgtccccacactgtccccacactgtcccccgctgtccccccaggTGCATTTCCTGCGCCAGGGCTGCGGCGATGACAAAATCTGCCAGAGCCACCTGGAGCTGCGGCCGCGCTTCTGCGCCCGCCTGGGCGACAGCGActtcctgcccctgcccag GGACGAGGATGGCACTGCCATCTTCGCCGTGAGTGACCAGAAGGACGTGGCCCTGGAGGTGCAGGTGACCAACGAGCCCTCGGACCCCTCGGAGCCGCAGAGGGACGGGGACGATGCCCACCAGGCCCTGCTGGGTGGCCACCTTCCCCCCGGAGCT ggggggctcagccctgtTCCCCCCCAGGACAAGGTGCTGTGCTTGGCCAACCAGAACGGCTCCAGGGTGGAGTGCGAGCTGGGGAACCCCCTCAAACGCGGGGCCCAG GTGCGGttcttcctcatcctcagcACCTCGGGCATCTCCATCCACACCACGGACCTGGCggtgcagctggagctgtcCAC CACCAGCGAGCAGCCGGGGCTGGAGCCGGTGGTCGCCCGCGCCCGCGTGGTCATCGAGCTGCCCCTGGCCGTGACGGGG GGCTGTCCCCGCAGCGTGGCAGTGCCCTCCCGGCTGTTTTTTGGGGGGCAAGTGCTGGGGGAGAGCGCG GTGTCGCAGCGGGGGCCGGTGCTGAAGACCCCCGGCTCGGCCGCGCTGACCGTGCGGTGGCCGCTGGAGCTGCCCAACGGGAAGTGGCTCCTGTACCCCCTGAGCCTGGAGCTGGGCACCCCCCCcgtgccctgcagcccccctgCCAACCCCCCTGCGCCTCGCCCTG GAGCCGCAAGGCCGGGGGGACCCCCCCAAGGAGCCCCCGGCCCGCTCGTGGTGGTGCCcgcggggaggaggaggaggaacgTGACCCTGGTGAgcagggggggtttgggggggcccTGCTCATGGGGGGCACCCGGG gactgtgcccgggGCACACCGCTCGCTGCCCGCCCGTTCCGGTGCCCGCTGCCGTCGCTGGAGCGCTCGGAGctgcgggcgcggggccgcctcTGGAACGGGACCTTCCTGGAG GAGTTCCTGGACGTGGAGAACCTGGAGCTGATTGTGCGCGCCGAGGTCTCGGTCGCCTCCCCCTCGCGGCAACGTCGTCATCAAGGACGGGGTGGCGCAGg tgacccccgtgTGACCCCGCAGATGTCCGTGTCCCTGCACCTGGACCCGGGCGTGGCCGTCGCCGCTGTCCCCTGGTGGGTGCTGCCGCTGGCggcgctgctggggctgctgctgctggcgctGCTCGTGCTGGGGCTCTGGAAG GTGGGGTTTTTCCGGCGGGCGGCGCCGCCGGCCGTGCCGCGGTTCCGGGCCGTGCGCATCCCGCGGGAGCAGCGGCCGCAGGCCCGCGAGGGCCGCACCGGAGCCATCCTGCGCCCGCAGTgggcggccgggcccggcgacagggacggggacggcgccgcgccgggaccCGCCTGA